Below is a genomic region from Helicobacter anatolicus.
ATCTCTTCCTCGCTTTTATTGACACCTTGATATTCTACCTTCAAAGTAGAGAAAAATTCATCAAACAACCTTGCAAAGGCATCTACCCCCACAGGTGCCACCTGCAACAACACTTTTTCTTCTTCAAGACTTAATTGATACGCCTTATTATCAAGCAATTTTTGTAAAAAATAATGATAATTTTTAGAATCCTTAAGAAACTTTTTTTGTTTTTTTTCATCCAAAGCACAAAATTCAATTTCAAAAAACAAAATATGTGCTTGGATTTCATTAGCTAACATTTCATATTCTGCATAAAAAGCACTTTTTTTTGTATCGCTTGCAAAACATAAAAAAGCATAAGTCATTACCCTGCCAATCCCCTCTAAAATCTCCTCATACTCCTTAATTACATCATAAATTTTTTTAGTTTTTGCAAGCTTGTTTTTATATGTATCTTCAAATTCTTGTGCATGCATCATCAACTCTTGGCAAAATTTTTTCAACTCTTTTTCACTTCTAAACAACCCCTCTAAATCCCAAACATGTTTTTCTTTACTCATTATTTTTCTCCTTTATCGCACGCTCAACCAAAAGATTTGCAATTTCAGTGCGCGTATTAATACTTGATACATTTAAATTTTGCAATTCAATTTCTTCGATTTGAGAATCTACTTTGGCAATTATATCTATGTTTGGTGCTATTTTTAAGATTGTTTCACAAATTGCATGTACTATACTTGTATTATCAATTGCAATAATTACGCATCTTGCATCCTGTAATCTAAATTTTTTTAAAAATGCAATTTGTGCAATATTTCCAAACACTACTCTATCTTTTCTTTTTTCCCCCATCTCCACTTTTGCAATATCATAATCCACTGCCACATAATCAAGATTTTTTTCTTTTAGCTTTTCTACCACTGCTACCCCAAAAGTCCCATATCCCGCAACAATAACATGATCTAACAAAGGCACACTAATTTCAATACCACTATCTTTATGTGCATTATGGTTGATATTATTTTTCAAAAAATACCCCACTATACTAGGAAGATTTTTTAAAATAAAAGGTGTAGCAACCATCGAAAAAACCACCATTAACACTAAAAATTGATGAATATCTTGTGCTGAGAAATGTATTATTCCTTTTTCTTGTAAGAATTTTAAAACCCCTGTTTGTAAAGGTGCTTCAAAAAGTTTTGCACCACTTGCACTCACAAAAATTGCAAAAGAAAATTCCCCAATTTGTGCCAAAGAAAATGCTGTTTTTAAAGCACTTCTATCACTTCTAAAAAATCGCAGCATCCAAAAAAGTAACAAAATCTTCACACTCATTACTAAAAACATAATCAATAAAATATTAAAAAAATTATGCATCAAAAAAAGCAAATCTACTTGCATTCCAACAGTGATAAAAAATAATGCTAAAAAAATATCTCTAAAATGCTCTAAATCACTTTCTACTTGATATTTAAAACGCGACTTAGAAACTGCCATACCCGCGATAAATGCCCCTAAAGACATTGAAAAACCAAAAAATCCACTAATACCTGCTGCCCCCAAAACAATCAATAATACTGTAGCAATAAAAATCTCACCATTTTGACTTTTTGCTGCAAGTTTTAAAATACGCGATGCAAACCTCTTCCCTGGCAAAATCAAAATAGCTAACACAATGATTCCAGAAATCAAAGTTTTTAAAAGCAAGCTGCCAAGCCCTAGATTTGTATTGCTAAGCAATGCCAAAATAATCAAGATTGGAATCACAGCAATATCTTGCATAATCAAAATCCCTACAACACTTTTACCATGAATTGTTGCAAGCTGCTTGTTTTCATTAAAATATTTTAAAACAATGGCGGTAGAAGATAGAGAAAAAGACATACCAATTACAAGAGAAATCACACTAGATAGCCCTAAAACAAAATGAGCTAAGATAAAAAATATCACTGAAGTAGCAACTACTTGTATTGCTCCAAAAAACAGCACTTCTTCTTTCATCGCCCGCAAACGATCAAAACTAAATTCAAGCCCAATCATAAACATCAAAAAAACAATACCAAATTCAGCAATCTCACTAAGCGTCTCTAAACTATCAAAATTAAAAAAATACGCAATAATTACCCCTGTGACTATATAACCAATAATCACTGGTATGTCAAAATACTTTAAAATTAGATTAAATAAAATTGACAGGGCCAAACCAATTAAAATGATAAAAAAAACACTTCCGATATTTTTCTCCTTGTTTTATTGCCATACGTTGAGTAACATTCTTGAATTTAAATAATCAATTGATATTATAAAGCAACTACATTAAAATTAAAATAAATTATGTTTATCTAGGACAGAAAAATGCATACAACTCATCGTAATATCACCTTTGAAATATTAAATGATTTATTTTCTGCTTCAACAAATCTCAATGATTTTAACAACAATATATCCA
It encodes:
- a CDS encoding NAD-binding protein gives rise to the protein MPLLDHVIVAGYGTFGVAVVEKLKEKNLDYVAVDYDIAKVEMGEKRKDRVVFGNIAQIAFLKKFRLQDARCVIIAIDNTSIVHAICETILKIAPNIDIIAKVDSQIEEIELQNLNVSSINTRTEIANLLVERAIKEKNNE